The Rhodocytophaga rosea genome has a segment encoding these proteins:
- a CDS encoding glycosyltransferase family 2 protein, whose amino-acid sequence MTSNTFSKLSIIIPAYNEGNTVHLILDKIKQVCLPQAIQKEVIIVNDCSTDDTEIAILRYKENNADLPLYYFKHEVNKGKGAALHTGISKATGEYLVIQDADLEYNPHEYSILLQPVLDGFADVVYGSRFMGGNPHRILFFWHTIGNKFLTFISNMFTNLNLTDMETCYKLFKTDTIQKIRFRENRFGFEPEVTAKIARVPNIRIYEVGISYYGRTYAEGKKINWKDGFRAIYCVLKYNLFSKG is encoded by the coding sequence GTGACATCCAACACTTTTTCTAAACTTTCGATCATTATTCCGGCCTACAATGAAGGTAATACGGTGCATCTGATCCTGGATAAAATTAAGCAGGTGTGTTTGCCTCAAGCTATTCAAAAGGAAGTGATCATTGTGAATGATTGTTCTACCGATGACACAGAGATTGCCATTCTGCGGTATAAGGAAAATAATGCTGACCTACCGCTATATTATTTCAAACATGAAGTAAATAAAGGCAAGGGAGCAGCTTTGCATACAGGCATCAGTAAGGCTACCGGGGAATATCTGGTCATTCAGGATGCAGATCTGGAGTATAATCCGCACGAGTACAGTATTTTGTTGCAGCCGGTATTGGATGGATTTGCTGATGTGGTGTATGGTTCCCGATTTATGGGAGGTAATCCACACCGGATTTTATTTTTCTGGCACACAATCGGCAACAAATTCCTGACTTTTATCTCAAATATGTTCACTAACCTGAATCTGACAGATATGGAAACCTGCTATAAGCTTTTCAAAACAGATACCATCCAGAAGATCAGGTTCAGGGAAAACCGGTTTGGTTTTGAACCGGAGGTTACTGCAAAAATTGCCAGAGTACCCAATATCCGCATTTATGAAGTAGGGATTTCCTATTATGGCCGTACCTATGCAGAAGGAAAAAAGATCAACTGGAAAGATGGATTCCGGGCGATCTACTGCGTATTGAAATATAATTTATTTAGTAAGGGTTGA
- the trpS gene encoding tryptophan--tRNA ligase gives MSRILTGIQSSGRPHLGNILGAIKPAIELSQQPDNESFFFIADLHSLTTIKDGEKRKEYTNAVASAWLAFGFDTEKNTFWRQSRVLAHTELAWHLSCFTPFPMLANATSFKEKADKLSDVNVGLFTYPVLQAADILLYDANFVPVGKDQQQHLEISRDIATAFNRQYGEVFVVPEARIDENVMTIPGTDGQKMSKSYNNYIDIFLPEKQLRKVVMSIVTDSTPLEAPKNPDTDNVFKLYSLIATPQETQALREKYLAGNYGYGHAKQELFELLLRTYAKEREIFDYYMTHLPELEKRLESGEEKARNIANQVLNRVREKLGYI, from the coding sequence ATGTCAAGAATTTTAACGGGCATTCAAAGTTCAGGCAGGCCACATCTGGGAAATATTCTGGGCGCTATTAAACCTGCCATTGAACTATCGCAGCAGCCTGATAATGAATCTTTTTTCTTCATTGCAGACCTGCATTCTCTCACCACCATTAAAGATGGAGAAAAGCGCAAAGAATACACAAATGCAGTAGCATCTGCCTGGCTGGCCTTTGGTTTTGATACTGAGAAAAACACTTTCTGGAGGCAATCAAGGGTACTGGCTCATACCGAACTAGCCTGGCACCTGAGCTGTTTTACGCCTTTTCCGATGCTGGCCAATGCCACTTCGTTCAAAGAAAAAGCCGATAAATTATCTGATGTGAATGTAGGACTGTTTACCTATCCGGTATTACAGGCGGCAGATATATTGCTCTATGATGCGAATTTTGTTCCGGTCGGAAAAGACCAGCAACAGCACCTTGAAATCTCCAGGGATATTGCCACCGCTTTTAACCGCCAGTATGGAGAGGTGTTTGTTGTACCAGAAGCAAGAATTGACGAAAATGTTATGACTATTCCGGGCACCGACGGGCAGAAAATGAGTAAATCATATAATAATTATATTGATATATTCCTGCCAGAAAAACAGCTTCGAAAAGTTGTGATGTCTATCGTTACCGATAGTACTCCTCTGGAAGCACCTAAAAATCCGGATACTGACAATGTGTTTAAATTATATTCACTGATCGCAACGCCGCAAGAAACACAAGCATTACGTGAAAAATACCTGGCTGGAAATTACGGGTATGGCCATGCCAAGCAGGAATTATTCGAACTTCTCCTTCGCACCTATGCCAAAGAACGGGAGATTTTCGATTATTATATGACACATTTGCCTGAGCTGGAAAAACGCCTGGAAAGTGGAGAGGAAAAAGCCAGAAATATTGCCAATCAGGTACTGAACCGGGTAAGAGAAAAACTGGGGTATATTTAG
- a CDS encoding ISAs1 family transposase — protein MELKKILNKVADFRVQGRCLHLLADILGLVLCGVIADCDDFDEIADYGKDNTAFLQQELGLSFVNGIPSADTLNRVIRHLDSHSLEQCFKACVAGFSLAGKQVCIDGKELRGTIPAGKKHALVRMVNVWVEEHSLSFGQVAVEAKSNEITTIPALLDTLDCKGSIITIDAIACQQAIVEKIRDKQAHYVIALKANQGVLYEQVAHFMQINKSALAFNQQLDKAHGRGEERRVYIAQCIDLVEEKEKWQDLHTLVMVERKRIIAGKKQEQTLFYISSLTDTDPALYSRYIRGHWAIENGLHWQLDVTFREDEAKVRKDKGPINLHLIRKWSLHLLKKEPSCVSVKRKRKKANRDTNFLLAILKT, from the coding sequence ATGGAACTTAAAAAGATACTAAACAAAGTAGCTGATTTTCGGGTGCAAGGCCGCTGCTTACATCTATTAGCAGATATTTTAGGCTTAGTTTTATGTGGGGTAATAGCCGATTGTGATGACTTTGACGAGATAGCAGATTATGGCAAAGATAATACAGCGTTTCTGCAGCAAGAACTAGGATTAAGTTTTGTTAATGGTATACCTTCTGCTGACACTTTAAATCGGGTGATCAGACACCTGGATAGCCATAGTTTGGAGCAATGCTTCAAAGCGTGTGTAGCTGGCTTCTCCTTAGCAGGCAAGCAGGTATGTATAGATGGCAAAGAATTGAGAGGTACTATACCTGCAGGCAAAAAGCATGCTTTGGTTCGTATGGTCAATGTATGGGTAGAGGAACATAGCTTAAGCTTTGGACAAGTAGCCGTAGAAGCCAAGAGTAATGAGATTACAACTATTCCTGCTTTATTAGATACCCTTGATTGCAAAGGTAGTATCATTACTATAGATGCTATTGCTTGTCAGCAGGCAATTGTAGAAAAGATCAGGGATAAGCAAGCCCATTATGTGATTGCCCTAAAGGCTAATCAAGGTGTACTCTATGAGCAGGTAGCCCATTTTATGCAAATCAATAAGTCTGCTCTCGCTTTTAATCAGCAACTAGATAAAGCCCATGGCAGAGGAGAAGAACGTAGGGTATATATTGCTCAATGCATTGATTTGGTAGAGGAAAAGGAAAAATGGCAGGACTTACATACTTTAGTCATGGTAGAAAGAAAACGCATTATAGCAGGCAAAAAGCAAGAACAAACCCTGTTCTATATAAGCAGTTTAACAGATACAGACCCTGCCTTGTACAGCCGCTACATAAGAGGCCATTGGGCGATAGAGAATGGCTTGCATTGGCAACTAGATGTTACCTTTAGGGAAGATGAGGCTAAAGTCAGGAAAGATAAAGGACCCATCAATCTGCATCTGATTAGAAAGTGGTCTTTGCATCTGCTCAAAAAAGAGCCTTCTTGCGTGAGTGTCAAACGGAAAAGAAAAAAAGCTAACAGAGACACTAATTTCCTGTTAGCTATTCTTAAAACTTAA
- a CDS encoding MFS transporter: MTQPSLLRPQPSTLQAKPSVMRQLLQVPVIVAALGYFVDIYDLLLFSIVRIESLRSLGVAEASLLNEGVYLINMQMGGLLLGGILWGIMGDKRGRISVLFSSILIYSLANAANGFVTSVDQYAVLRFIAGIGLAGELGVGITLVAEILPKEIRGYGTSLVASVGMLGAVLAYFIADNFEWRIAYFIGGGLGLLLLLMRVSVFESGIFTKAKEKSVSRGNFFQLFSSGPQFIKYIRCILIGVPVWFVAGILMTFSPEIGQALDLDTPIVAGKAVMWEYIGLTIGDLSSGILSQYFNSRKKVVLLYVLLAALFSAVYLFVPLQSSALFYALCVGLGIASGYWALFVTIAAEQFGTNLRATVATTVPNFVRGSMILMTPLFLLFRSQFGILPGAGLLGLITIGIALLGLWKMEETFGKDLNFLEK; the protein is encoded by the coding sequence ATGACTCAGCCTTCTCTCTTGCGGCCCCAGCCTTCTACCCTGCAAGCTAAGCCTTCTGTAATGCGGCAATTGCTGCAAGTGCCGGTAATTGTAGCAGCACTCGGATACTTTGTAGATATTTATGACCTGCTCTTATTCAGCATTGTCCGCATAGAAAGCCTCCGGTCACTGGGCGTTGCGGAAGCCAGTTTATTGAATGAAGGGGTTTACCTGATTAATATGCAGATGGGAGGACTATTGTTAGGGGGCATTCTCTGGGGAATCATGGGCGACAAACGGGGAAGGATATCAGTTCTGTTCAGCTCGATTTTAATTTATTCACTGGCCAATGCCGCCAACGGATTCGTCACTTCCGTAGATCAGTATGCTGTTCTCCGCTTTATTGCAGGTATTGGTTTGGCCGGAGAGCTGGGGGTAGGCATTACCCTAGTGGCTGAAATATTACCCAAAGAGATTCGGGGCTATGGCACTTCACTGGTCGCTTCCGTAGGCATGTTGGGGGCTGTTCTGGCTTATTTTATTGCCGATAATTTTGAGTGGCGGATCGCATATTTTATCGGAGGTGGACTAGGCTTACTATTACTGTTAATGCGGGTAAGTGTATTCGAGTCAGGTATTTTTACAAAAGCCAAAGAAAAATCAGTGTCCAGGGGAAATTTCTTTCAGTTATTTAGTTCCGGACCGCAATTCATAAAATATATACGCTGTATTCTCATTGGCGTACCAGTCTGGTTTGTGGCTGGTATTCTCATGACGTTCTCTCCTGAAATTGGCCAGGCACTGGATCTGGATACGCCCATTGTGGCTGGAAAAGCAGTAATGTGGGAATACATCGGATTAACCATAGGTGATCTGTCGAGTGGGATTCTCAGCCAGTATTTTAACAGCCGGAAAAAAGTTGTACTGCTGTATGTTTTATTAGCAGCCCTGTTCTCAGCCGTATACTTATTTGTACCCTTACAATCCTCTGCATTATTTTATGCCTTATGTGTAGGATTGGGGATTGCATCCGGCTACTGGGCTTTATTTGTTACCATCGCTGCCGAACAATTCGGTACCAACCTTCGGGCAACTGTTGCTACGACCGTACCTAACTTTGTACGTGGCAGTATGATTCTCATGACACCGCTTTTTCTGCTGTTCAGAAGCCAGTTCGGAATATTACCTGGCGCAGGACTCTTGGGATTAATTACCATAGGCATTGCTTTACTGGGACTCTGGAAAATGGAAGAAACCTTTGGCAAAGACTTAAATTTCCTGGAAAAGTAA
- a CDS encoding tartrate dehydrogenase translates to MNSYKIAVIAGDGIGPEVLAEGIKVLKAIEELDGNIHFEFTHFPWGCQYYLKHGKMMDDDGLEKLKAYDAIYLGAVGFPGVPDHISLWDLLLKIRKGFDQYVNLRPVQLLEGAPCPLKDVKREDINMIVIRENSEGEYAGAGDWLFKGKPEEVVLQTGVFSRKGTERIIRYAFELARKEKKTLTSISKGNALNYSMVFWDEVFVEVGKQYPDVQTYSYLVDAAAMFFVKQPQRFQIVVTSNLFGDILTDLGAAIAGGMGLAAGANINPERKYPSMFEPVHGSAPDIAGKAIANPLAAIWSVSQLLDFFGHSTWGKEVLNAIESVLVEAKNLTPDMGGKAKTSAVGDAVVAVLSKKSRVKEISPDIVQ, encoded by the coding sequence ATGAACAGCTATAAAATTGCCGTGATTGCCGGAGATGGAATTGGTCCGGAAGTACTGGCCGAAGGAATCAAAGTGTTAAAAGCCATAGAAGAACTCGATGGGAATATTCATTTTGAGTTTACACATTTTCCGTGGGGATGCCAATATTATCTCAAACATGGAAAAATGATGGACGATGATGGACTGGAAAAGCTAAAAGCCTACGATGCCATTTATTTAGGTGCTGTCGGATTTCCTGGTGTACCGGACCATATTTCGTTGTGGGATTTATTGCTGAAAATCAGAAAAGGATTTGACCAGTATGTAAACCTTCGTCCTGTTCAGCTGCTGGAAGGAGCCCCTTGTCCCTTGAAAGATGTCAAACGGGAGGATATCAACATGATTGTGATCCGGGAGAATAGTGAAGGAGAATATGCCGGGGCAGGGGATTGGCTGTTTAAAGGAAAGCCTGAGGAAGTCGTATTACAAACCGGGGTGTTCTCCAGAAAAGGAACCGAAAGAATCATTCGTTATGCTTTTGAACTTGCCAGAAAAGAAAAAAAGACACTCACCAGCATCAGCAAAGGAAATGCACTTAATTACTCGATGGTATTCTGGGATGAGGTATTTGTAGAAGTAGGAAAACAGTATCCGGATGTACAAACCTATTCGTACCTGGTCGATGCGGCTGCTATGTTTTTTGTAAAACAGCCCCAGCGCTTCCAGATTGTAGTTACGTCTAACTTATTTGGGGATATTCTCACCGATTTAGGAGCCGCTATTGCCGGAGGTATGGGACTGGCAGCTGGCGCAAATATCAACCCGGAACGGAAATATCCATCAATGTTTGAGCCGGTGCATGGGTCTGCACCTGATATTGCCGGAAAAGCAATTGCCAATCCCCTGGCGGCAATCTGGTCGGTAAGCCAGTTACTGGATTTTTTCGGACATTCTACCTGGGGAAAAGAGGTATTGAATGCAATAGAAAGCGTATTAGTGGAAGCCAAAAACCTTACACCGGATATGGGTGGGAAAGCAAAAACCTCAGCAGTAGGAGATGCGGTGGTTGCTGTTTTGTCAAAAAAGAGTAGGGTCAAAGAAATAAGTCCTGATATTGTACAATAG
- a CDS encoding ThuA domain-containing protein, translating to MSFSTLPAKSSLFILFLLITITGLISCLNSKKPVAQTSANASSTSLRVLVFSKTKGWKHTSIPYGITAIQKMGKENNFQVDTTTNAAYFTEDSLRHYQAVIFNCTTGNVLNAQQQAAFEGYIQAGGGYAGIHSAADTEYEWPWYNKLMGAHFANHPSNPGERKAAVDVTNKNHPSTAHLPDRWERTDEWYSYRSFYSGLNVLAYLDENTYDNGTNGANHPIAWYHDFDGGRAFYTGLGHTPESYSEPLFYQHLWGGIKYAMGNGKPLDYSKAYAVVVPEENRFVKTVLINDLNTPMELAVAGDGRVFFTELSTGNLFLYNTNTKKQSLVHQFALSKFRGTGLIGVTLDPDFATNQYIYLYYSPPVEKEPIIFHLSRFTVKSDNTLDVNSEKILLKVPVQENSGAHHGGSLAFDKDGNLILSTGDSSSPFPSNGYAPLDERPGQEYFSLDAQRSSANSNDFKGKILRIHPEPDGSYTIPAGNLFPKGMEKTLPEIYAMGCRNPYRIAVNPKTSTVYWGEIGPDAGKDSIQGPRGYDEFNQAKKAGNFGWPYFVGDNQAYVKWDFTSNTAGPKFDPAAPVNKSPNNTGLEKLPPAQKPMIWYPYAASKEFPELGQGDVVRWLVHFIPIIRPLPLPMHFPSITMAPCLFLNGCVTG from the coding sequence ATGTCATTTTCAACACTACCTGCTAAATCTTCTCTGTTTATTCTCTTTTTATTGATCACAATTACAGGATTAATTAGTTGCCTGAATTCCAAAAAACCTGTTGCACAAACGAGTGCTAATGCTTCATCTACTTCCCTTCGGGTACTGGTATTTTCCAAAACCAAAGGCTGGAAGCATACATCGATTCCATATGGAATTACTGCCATACAAAAGATGGGGAAAGAAAATAATTTTCAGGTGGATACCACGACCAATGCCGCTTATTTTACAGAAGATAGTTTACGGCATTATCAGGCAGTTATTTTCAACTGTACCACCGGCAATGTATTAAATGCCCAACAACAGGCAGCTTTTGAAGGGTACATTCAAGCAGGAGGCGGATACGCTGGAATTCATTCGGCGGCTGATACCGAATATGAATGGCCCTGGTATAATAAGTTAATGGGAGCACATTTTGCCAATCATCCCTCCAACCCTGGAGAGCGCAAAGCAGCTGTTGATGTAACCAATAAAAACCATCCGTCTACCGCACATTTACCCGACCGCTGGGAGCGTACCGATGAATGGTATAGCTACCGTTCTTTCTATTCCGGGTTAAATGTGCTGGCGTATCTGGATGAAAATACCTACGACAATGGCACCAATGGAGCCAATCACCCTATTGCCTGGTATCATGACTTTGATGGAGGCAGGGCTTTTTATACCGGATTGGGGCATACACCGGAAAGTTACAGTGAGCCCTTATTTTATCAGCATTTGTGGGGAGGAATAAAATATGCCATGGGCAATGGCAAACCATTGGATTATAGTAAAGCCTATGCTGTAGTGGTTCCTGAAGAAAACCGCTTTGTAAAAACGGTTTTAATCAATGACTTGAATACCCCTATGGAACTGGCTGTTGCTGGTGATGGACGGGTATTCTTTACAGAACTGTCAACCGGGAATCTTTTTCTCTATAACACGAATACGAAAAAACAATCGCTTGTACATCAGTTTGCCTTATCTAAATTTCGGGGAACAGGCTTAATTGGGGTAACCCTTGATCCGGACTTTGCCACCAATCAGTACATATACCTGTATTATTCACCACCTGTAGAAAAAGAACCTATTATTTTCCATTTGTCCAGATTTACTGTAAAGAGCGATAATACACTGGATGTAAACTCCGAGAAGATATTGTTAAAAGTGCCGGTGCAGGAAAATAGTGGGGCACATCATGGCGGTTCCCTGGCCTTTGACAAAGATGGGAATCTTATACTGTCTACCGGCGATAGTTCCAGTCCGTTTCCTTCCAATGGATATGCCCCTCTGGACGAACGTCCAGGACAAGAATATTTCAGCCTGGATGCCCAGCGGTCTTCGGCAAATTCCAATGATTTTAAAGGAAAAATCTTACGCATTCATCCAGAACCTGATGGCAGTTATACTATTCCGGCAGGCAACCTGTTCCCGAAAGGAATGGAAAAAACTTTACCAGAAATTTATGCCATGGGCTGCCGGAATCCTTACCGGATTGCTGTAAATCCGAAAACTTCTACCGTATACTGGGGCGAAATTGGCCCGGATGCTGGTAAAGATAGTATTCAGGGCCCCAGAGGCTATGATGAGTTTAATCAGGCAAAAAAGGCTGGAAATTTCGGATGGCCTTACTTTGTAGGCGATAATCAGGCCTATGTAAAATGGGATTTTACAAGCAATACCGCTGGACCAAAGTTCGATCCGGCAGCGCCAGTCAATAAATCTCCTAATAATACCGGACTTGAAAAATTGCCTCCGGCTCAGAAACCAATGATCTGGTATCCCTATGCGGCTTCTAAAGAGTTTCCGGAACTAGGGCAGGGGGACGTAGTGCGATGGCTGGTTCATTTTATACCTATAATAAGGCCACTGCCTCTCCCAATGCATTTCCCGAGTATTACGATGGCACCTTGTTTATTTTTGAATGGATGCGTAACTGGGTAA